Proteins co-encoded in one Bacteroidota bacterium genomic window:
- the bshC gene encoding bacillithiol biosynthesis cysteine-adding enzyme BshC, protein MLAHKTLPIKKELFSSLMYDYLSRHEGLKEFYSFYPDKDGFKNAIEQISTFKYDRQLLVSEIKKQNESVANTSEKSKTNLDLLLNEKTFTITTGHQLCLFTGPLYFIYKIFSVINLAEKLKTEFPAYNFVPVYWMASEDHDFAEVNHLSVYGKKLEWNSDEKGAVGDFSTAGLKEVVVQLKEILGDSVNASRLIHLFEEAYLKHTNLALATRFLVNELFGKYGLIVLDGNSADLKKSFAAFFEKDIFENTPFQKVDSSIKKLTQSKYEAQVNPREINCFYMENGLRARIEKSGNSYKVIDTSLTFSETQLKDLIFKSPEKISPNVVLRPCYQQYILPNLSYVGGPGELAYWLEYKEMFEALGLFFPVLTPRKFVTILDINSLNKLSKLGLEMENIMENEQEMIKLYLEKNNKSFNLEEYKKSIENLFQSISSEMNKIDKTLVSSAEAEKQKNLNSLSVLEQKATRAIKAKSDTEVNQIKNIKSKLYPNGVPQERVENFAAHYAKWGDDFMNVLKDKLTYDLNKNTIDIVFEN, encoded by the coding sequence ATGCTAGCGCATAAAACCTTACCAATTAAAAAAGAACTGTTCAGCAGTTTGATGTATGATTATTTAAGTCGCCATGAAGGACTCAAGGAATTTTATTCTTTTTATCCCGATAAAGACGGCTTTAAAAATGCTATTGAGCAAATATCAACATTCAAATACGATCGTCAGTTATTGGTGTCTGAAATAAAAAAGCAAAACGAGTCAGTAGCGAATACGTCTGAAAAGTCAAAAACCAATTTAGACTTATTACTCAACGAAAAAACTTTTACAATTACTACCGGACATCAATTATGTTTGTTTACTGGTCCGCTTTACTTTATTTATAAAATTTTTTCGGTTATTAATCTGGCTGAAAAATTAAAAACAGAATTCCCTGCTTATAATTTTGTTCCGGTATATTGGATGGCTTCGGAAGATCATGATTTTGCTGAGGTGAATCATCTGAGTGTGTACGGTAAAAAGCTGGAATGGAATTCAGATGAAAAAGGGGCCGTGGGTGATTTTTCTACAGCCGGACTAAAAGAAGTGGTTGTGCAGTTGAAAGAAATTCTTGGTGATAGCGTAAATGCCTCCCGATTAATTCACCTGTTTGAAGAAGCTTATTTAAAACACACCAATCTGGCATTGGCCACGCGTTTTTTGGTGAATGAACTTTTTGGGAAGTACGGTTTGATTGTTTTGGACGGTAACAGTGCGGATTTAAAAAAGAGTTTTGCTGCTTTTTTTGAAAAGGATATTTTCGAAAATACCCCATTTCAAAAGGTTGATTCCAGTATAAAGAAATTAACACAAAGCAAGTATGAAGCGCAGGTGAATCCCCGTGAAATCAATTGTTTTTATATGGAAAATGGGCTTCGGGCCCGTATAGAAAAGTCAGGAAATTCATATAAGGTAATTGACACTTCACTTACATTTTCGGAAACTCAGCTTAAAGACTTGATTTTCAAATCTCCCGAAAAAATCAGTCCCAATGTGGTTTTGCGCCCCTGTTATCAGCAGTATATTTTGCCCAATTTATCGTATGTGGGCGGACCCGGAGAGTTGGCTTATTGGTTAGAGTATAAAGAAATGTTTGAGGCATTAGGACTGTTTTTTCCGGTGTTAACACCTCGAAAATTTGTTACTATTTTGGATATAAATTCATTGAATAAATTAAGTAAATTAGGGTTGGAAATGGAGAATATCATGGAAAACGAACAAGAGATGATTAAGTTGTATTTAGAGAAAAACAACAAATCTTTTAACCTGGAGGAGTATAAAAAATCAATTGAAAATTTATTTCAGAGCATCTCATCTGAAATGAATAAGATTGATAAAACTTTGGTTTCATCGGCAGAAGCTGAGAAACAAAAAAACCTGAATTCATTATCGGTTTTAGAGCAAAAAGCAACGCGTGCGATAAAGGCAAAATCCGATACTGAAGTGAATCAAATAAAAAACATCAAATCAAAATTATATCCGAACGGCGTTCCTCAAGAGCGTGTAGAAAACTTCGCGGCTCATTATGCAAAATGGGGCGATGATTTTATGAATGTGCTAAAGGATAAATTAACCTACGATTTAAATAAAAACACAATTGATATTGTGTTCGAGAACTAA
- the upp gene encoding uracil phosphoribosyltransferase: MVHNMSQTNSLFTRYINEIRDKEIQKDSMRFRRNLERMGEIYAYEISKTLQYVPCETTTPLGVAESFELKEEPIIATILRAGLPLHFGILNFFDRAENAFISAYRKHHKDNSFEIALEYVAAPDINDKVLILCDPMLATGSSMTLTYKQLLLRGKPKHTHLVSLIASKQGVDYVKTHMPDTNFTLWCGAIDEELTAHAYIVPGLGDAGDLAFGNKL; encoded by the coding sequence ATGGTACACAACATGTCACAAACCAACTCTCTGTTTACTCGTTACATTAACGAAATCAGAGATAAAGAAATTCAGAAAGACTCCATGCGTTTCAGAAGGAATTTGGAGAGAATGGGCGAAATTTATGCCTATGAAATTTCTAAAACATTGCAATATGTTCCCTGCGAAACGACTACGCCGCTTGGTGTAGCCGAATCATTCGAATTAAAGGAAGAGCCAATCATTGCTACCATTTTGCGTGCAGGTTTACCTCTTCATTTTGGTATTTTGAATTTTTTCGACAGAGCAGAAAATGCATTTATCAGCGCATACCGCAAACATCATAAGGATAATTCGTTTGAAATTGCATTAGAATACGTTGCAGCTCCCGATATAAATGATAAGGTACTTATTCTATGTGATCCGATGTTGGCAACAGGTTCATCCATGACTTTAACCTATAAGCAACTTTTATTACGCGGTAAACCAAAGCACACACATTTGGTTTCGCTTATTGCAAGCAAGCAAGGTGTTGATTATGTAAAAACACATATGCCGGATACTAATTTTACATTATGGTGTGGTGCCATTGATGAAGAGTTAACAGCGCACGCGTATATTGTTCCGGGCTTGGGTGATGCCGGAGATTTGGCATTTGGAAATAAGTTATAG
- a CDS encoding PD40 domain-containing protein, with translation MMRKFGFFVGMLFAANVFAQSGEDKSLAVEAEEKMKAGNYEDALEDYLQLLSGDAKNEIYNYNAGVCYLNTNINKAKAVPYLEIVTRKEKHNPNADFLLGRAYQYANRFEDAIQSFNKFKELSKGSSDNLSAVEQEIQYCLNAKELIKFPVDVMFQSLGKNINSPFSDYYPFVTDDEAYMVFNSKRPVKKDAQKLENAQYQNSIFLSKVVNGSYAEATVIGEPICEGNTGEEVIGMSGKGDILLIYKADKSGKGRIYISKMNAQGYFSKPDLLPEPINGQGDEIAACISADGNEIYFASDRKGGFGGTDIYVCRKLPNGKWSDIKNCGVGVNTPMNEDFPNLSPDGKTLYFSSKGHASMGGYDIFKATLDEEQKRFVNPRNLGYPINTSYDDMNFRISKSGKYGYLASVRGGGTGDNDIYRVSFNDADVDYTVVIGQLTSKDKSEINYRDVFMTVNDMVTNEVIGNYMPNPANGRCIIILPPGKYNLNVEAPGFQNLTLPIQIYDKSSYQSQKNLVIELKK, from the coding sequence ATGATGAGAAAATTTGGCTTTTTTGTTGGGATGTTATTTGCCGCAAATGTGTTTGCTCAGAGCGGCGAAGATAAGTCTCTTGCAGTGGAAGCAGAAGAAAAAATGAAGGCAGGTAATTACGAGGATGCCCTGGAAGACTATTTACAGTTACTTTCCGGCGACGCGAAGAACGAGATTTATAATTATAACGCGGGAGTATGTTATCTAAATACAAATATTAATAAAGCCAAGGCGGTGCCTTATTTGGAAATAGTGACACGTAAGGAAAAGCATAATCCCAATGCCGACTTTTTATTAGGACGCGCTTACCAATATGCAAATCGTTTTGAGGATGCCATTCAGAGTTTTAATAAATTCAAGGAATTATCAAAAGGTTCTTCTGATAATTTAAGTGCCGTTGAGCAGGAAATTCAATACTGTTTAAATGCAAAGGAGCTTATTAAGTTTCCAGTGGATGTGATGTTTCAATCTTTAGGTAAAAACATTAATTCGCCTTTTTCAGATTATTATCCATTTGTTACCGATGATGAAGCTTACATGGTTTTTAATTCGAAGCGACCCGTAAAAAAAGATGCTCAGAAATTAGAGAATGCTCAATATCAAAACTCCATTTTTTTATCGAAAGTAGTGAATGGTTCTTATGCAGAGGCTACTGTTATTGGTGAACCGATTTGTGAAGGTAATACCGGGGAAGAAGTAATTGGCATGAGCGGCAAGGGAGATATATTGCTCATTTATAAAGCGGATAAAAGCGGCAAGGGAAGAATTTATATCAGTAAAATGAATGCGCAGGGTTATTTCTCTAAACCGGATTTATTACCTGAGCCAATTAATGGACAAGGTGATGAAATTGCTGCCTGTATTTCGGCTGATGGTAACGAAATTTATTTTGCCAGCGACCGAAAGGGAGGATTTGGCGGAACCGATATTTACGTATGTCGTAAATTACCAAACGGTAAATGGAGTGATATTAAAAATTGTGGAGTAGGAGTAAACACTCCCATGAATGAAGATTTTCCTAATTTATCTCCTGACGGAAAAACACTTTATTTCAGTTCTAAAGGCCATGCAAGTATGGGTGGTTACGATATTTTTAAAGCCACTTTAGATGAGGAACAAAAGCGCTTTGTTAATCCAAGGAATTTGGGATATCCTATCAATACCTCTTATGATGATATGAATTTCCGTATTTCCAAATCAGGTAAGTATGGCTATTTAGCTTCTGTTCGCGGAGGTGGAACGGGAGATAACGATATTTACCGCGTTTCATTTAATGATGCAGATGTAGATTATACCGTTGTAATCGGACAACTCACATCGAAAGACAAATCAGAAATTAATTACCGTGATGTTTTTATGACCGTGAATGATATGGTAACGAATGAGGTCATCGGTAATTACATGCCAAATCCTGCGAATGGGAGATGTATCATCATTTTACCTCCCGGAAAATATAATTTAAATGTGGAAGCTCCCGGTTTCCAAAATTTAACTTTACCAATTCAGATTTACGATAAATCATCTTATCAATCACAAAAGAATTTAGTAATTGAACTTAAAAAGTAA
- a CDS encoding diacylglycerol kinase family protein, which yields MLLKSFKYAIWGISVCLEERNFKIHLIAATLVIIAGTYFKVTSFEWLILILNIGLVLSLEMINTAIERWVDYVSPEKNKIAGQIKDISAGATLIGAIIAAFCGTIIFYKYIIDLINT from the coding sequence ATCTTGTTGAAATCTTTTAAATATGCAATTTGGGGAATAAGTGTATGCTTAGAGGAAAGGAATTTTAAAATTCATCTTATTGCCGCTACTTTAGTCATTATTGCAGGCACTTATTTTAAGGTAACTTCTTTTGAATGGCTGATTCTTATTTTAAATATCGGCTTAGTCCTTTCCCTCGAAATGATTAACACAGCTATAGAAAGATGGGTGGATTATGTAAGTCCGGAGAAAAACAAAATTGCAGGCCAAATAAAAGACATCTCTGCCGGCGCTACTTTAATCGGAGCTATTATTGCCGCGTTTTGCGGAACCATCATTTTCTATAAATACATTATTGATTTAATTAATACATAA
- a CDS encoding nucleoside phosphorylase, giving the protein MRFAETELILTEDKRVYHINLKNEDIADTVIVVGDQGRVAQISSFFSKIDFKTEHREFITHTGWFNGKRVTVLSTGIGTDNIDIVMNELDAAVNINPETRELNPTLRSLNIIRFGTSGALQGNIPVNGIVVSSHGLGLDGLLNFYEGWENVCENNISDAFIKHVNWQSNLPYPYCVKGSEKLLELFKSGNHVGITATAPGFYGPQGREIRLKASSKNLNDLLTAFNYNGLQITNFEMETSAIYGLGKMLGHNCLTACVIIANRVRKEFTKDYKQSVELLIKNSLERLTA; this is encoded by the coding sequence ATGAGATTTGCGGAAACCGAATTGATTTTAACGGAAGACAAACGTGTATATCACATCAATTTGAAAAATGAAGACATTGCCGATACGGTTATTGTTGTAGGTGATCAGGGACGCGTAGCTCAAATCAGCAGCTTCTTCAGCAAAATAGATTTTAAAACCGAACACCGCGAATTTATTACACATACCGGTTGGTTTAACGGAAAACGAGTTACCGTACTTTCAACAGGTATAGGAACTGACAATATTGATATTGTCATGAACGAACTGGATGCTGCTGTAAATATCAATCCGGAAACACGTGAACTAAACCCTACTCTTCGCAGTTTAAATATCATTCGCTTTGGAACCAGTGGGGCTTTACAGGGAAATATTCCGGTGAATGGAATTGTTGTTAGTTCGCATGGATTAGGATTAGATGGATTACTGAATTTTTATGAAGGCTGGGAAAATGTTTGCGAAAACAACATCAGTGATGCTTTTATTAAACATGTGAACTGGCAGAGTAATTTACCTTATCCTTATTGCGTGAAGGGCTCCGAAAAATTACTCGAACTTTTTAAAAGCGGAAACCATGTTGGTATAACCGCCACCGCGCCCGGATTTTATGGTCCGCAAGGTCGCGAGATTCGTTTAAAAGCCAGTTCCAAAAATCTGAATGACTTGCTTACTGCCTTTAATTATAACGGTTTGCAGATTACCAACTTCGAAATGGAAACCTCAGCTATTTATGGTTTAGGGAAGATGTTGGGTCACAATTGCCTAACAGCTTGCGTCATTATTGCCAACCGAGTAAGGAAAGAGTTTACCAAAGATTACAAGCAAAGCGTAGAGTTATTAATAAAAAATAGTTTAGAGCGATTAACAGCCTGA
- a CDS encoding transglutaminase family protein, with protein MNLKEVIALITLLDDPDETIYTQVKERFIMLGPPAIPHLETAWENSFDMLMQKRIEGIIHNINFEALNKALRNWAEHEQEDLFKGMCILARYQYPDLDENKLKKQLQQIKQDVWLEIHDDLTGLEKVKIINHILFEVHQFSGNITNYHAPQNSFLNVVLETKKGNPVMLSVVYALVCKELNIPVYGVNLPQHFVLAYVNDFANLYDTNHKTLSDNILFYINPFSKGLIFNQGDIDSFLKQLNIEPENKYYLPCSNLDIMKRMLHNLVYSYEKLGYVEKVNELKSLLKNI; from the coding sequence ATGAACTTAAAGGAAGTAATTGCCTTAATTACTTTGCTCGACGACCCGGATGAAACCATCTATACGCAGGTAAAAGAACGTTTCATTATGCTTGGCCCTCCGGCCATCCCACATTTAGAGACTGCCTGGGAAAATAGTTTCGACATGCTGATGCAAAAACGCATCGAAGGCATTATCCACAACATCAATTTTGAAGCTTTAAATAAAGCACTTCGTAATTGGGCCGAACACGAACAAGAAGATCTGTTTAAAGGAATGTGCATTTTAGCACGTTACCAATATCCTGATTTGGATGAAAACAAATTAAAGAAGCAACTTCAGCAAATCAAACAAGATGTGTGGTTGGAAATTCATGATGATTTAACCGGACTTGAAAAAGTTAAAATCATTAACCACATCTTATTTGAAGTACATCAGTTTAGTGGCAATATCACTAATTATCATGCTCCGCAAAATTCCTTTTTAAATGTAGTGCTTGAAACTAAGAAAGGGAATCCGGTTATGTTAAGTGTTGTTTATGCCTTGGTGTGTAAAGAGCTGAATATTCCGGTATACGGGGTTAATTTACCTCAGCATTTTGTTTTGGCTTATGTAAACGATTTCGCTAATCTGTACGACACCAATCATAAGACTTTATCCGATAACATTTTATTCTATATCAATCCATTTAGTAAAGGCCTTATCTTTAATCAAGGCGATATAGATTCCTTCTTAAAACAACTTAATATTGAACCGGAGAACAAATATTATCTTCCGTGCAGTAACCTCGATATCATGAAGCGCATGCTTCACAATCTGGTTTATTCTTATGAAAAACTAGGTTATGTTGAGAAAGTAAACGAGCTTAAGTCGCTTCTCAAAAACATTTAA
- a CDS encoding sugar transferase codes for MLKRLFDIICSLVGIIFLFPVFVIIVLAIVINSGFPIFYFQTRVGKNNRDFKLFKFRTMRTDADKKGLLTVGGRDPRVTPVGYYLRKFKLDELPQLFNVLFGSMSLVGPRPEVRKYVEMYNEEQKRVLEVKPGITDYASLEYINENELLAKSENPEQTYIQEIMPAKLKLNMRYIEETGLLTDLTIITRTVQKIVSGN; via the coding sequence GTGCTAAAAAGATTATTTGATATTATCTGTTCTTTAGTCGGGATTATATTCCTCTTCCCTGTATTTGTTATCATAGTTTTGGCTATCGTTATTAATTCCGGGTTCCCGATTTTTTATTTCCAAACCAGAGTCGGGAAGAATAACCGAGATTTTAAATTATTTAAGTTTAGAACCATGCGTACTGATGCCGATAAAAAGGGATTGTTAACTGTTGGAGGTCGCGACCCTAGAGTAACACCGGTTGGGTATTATTTGCGGAAATTTAAATTGGATGAATTGCCTCAGCTTTTTAATGTATTATTCGGAAGCATGAGTTTAGTAGGACCACGACCGGAAGTCCGTAAATATGTGGAGATGTATAACGAAGAACAAAAAAGGGTTTTAGAAGTAAAGCCAGGAATTACCGATTACGCCTCCTTGGAATACATCAACGAAAATGAATTATTGGCAAAGTCGGAGAACCCTGAACAAACCTATATTCAGGAAATCATGCCTGCTAAACTGAAACTAAACATGCGTTATATAGAGGAAACGGGATTGTTAACCGATTTAACCATCATTACACGTACTGTTCAGAAAATTGTGAGTGGCAATTAA
- a CDS encoding DegT/DnrJ/EryC1/StrS family aminotransferase, with product MIPFSPPRIDDEICNEVVAALKSGWITTGPRTKEFEKQITSYCGNKNTLCLNSATAGLEIILRWFGVGPGDEVILPAYTYSATANVIMHCGATPIFTDVNESDFNINVEAIEKAITSKTKVIMPVDFAGWPSDFDAINNLSEKYRSKFIAANDIQKQLGRILILSDAAHSFGASYKGKKTGSLCDVSVFSFHAVKNLTTAEGGAVALNLPAPFNNEEVYKYLCIKTLHGQNKDALAKTQKGNWKYDVIEAGYKCNMTDIAAAIGLIELKRYDNDTLVRRREIFDRYSDGFKNDTRFILPIYQTKEKTGCYHLYPLRIKNITEEQRDLIIKEIFDQDVSVNVHFIPVPSMSYYKGLGYSIQNYPQTYKNYSCEISLPVYYDLDNNKVDTVIKAVLHAVNKVLC from the coding sequence ATGATTCCATTTTCGCCACCACGCATCGATGATGAAATTTGCAACGAGGTAGTCGCTGCTCTTAAGTCGGGTTGGATTACAACAGGTCCGCGCACCAAAGAATTTGAAAAGCAAATTACTTCCTACTGCGGTAACAAGAACACGCTTTGTTTAAACTCCGCAACAGCTGGTCTTGAAATCATATTAAGATGGTTTGGTGTTGGTCCGGGCGATGAGGTTATTCTTCCTGCTTATACTTATAGCGCTACTGCAAATGTAATTATGCATTGTGGTGCAACTCCGATATTTACAGATGTTAATGAAAGTGATTTTAATATCAATGTGGAGGCGATCGAAAAGGCTATTACGTCAAAAACAAAAGTAATTATGCCGGTTGATTTTGCAGGATGGCCTAGCGATTTTGATGCGATTAATAATCTATCTGAGAAGTATCGTTCAAAGTTTATTGCAGCAAACGATATCCAAAAACAACTCGGACGCATCTTAATATTATCGGATGCTGCTCATTCATTTGGCGCTTCCTATAAAGGAAAGAAAACCGGCTCTTTGTGTGATGTTTCTGTGTTTTCTTTTCATGCCGTAAAAAATCTAACAACTGCCGAAGGCGGTGCTGTTGCCTTAAACCTTCCGGCTCCTTTTAATAATGAAGAGGTATATAAATACTTATGCATTAAAACACTTCACGGACAAAACAAAGATGCTTTAGCCAAAACACAAAAAGGGAACTGGAAATATGATGTGATTGAAGCCGGCTATAAATGCAACATGACGGATATTGCTGCAGCTATCGGCTTAATTGAATTAAAGCGATATGATAATGATACTTTAGTGCGTCGCCGCGAAATTTTTGATCGCTATTCGGATGGTTTTAAAAACGATACACGGTTTATCTTACCTATTTATCAAACCAAAGAAAAAACCGGATGTTATCATTTATATCCTTTAAGGATTAAAAATATAACTGAAGAGCAGCGTGATTTAATCATAAAAGAAATTTTTGATCAGGATGTTTCGGTGAACGTGCATTTTATTCCCGTGCCAAGCATGAGTTATTATAAAGGCCTGGGATATTCCATTCAAAACTATCCGCAAACGTATAAAAATTACAGTTGCGAAATTTCTTTGCCTGTGTATTACGACTTGGATAACAACAAGGTAGACACGGTAATTAAAGCAGTACTACATGCGGTAAATAAGGTGTTGTGCTAA
- a CDS encoding cell division protein ZapA, with protein sequence MNEVSIKVEIAGGLYPLKIKAEDEENVVRVVSLINTKIDEFEKTYAVKDKKDVLAMVMLQLVSQYYQKAEEAEKELSHFKILLIDVEMMLQEHLDSIKKIDE encoded by the coding sequence ATGAATGAGGTTAGTATAAAAGTAGAAATTGCAGGGGGATTATATCCCCTGAAAATCAAAGCCGAAGACGAGGAAAACGTAGTAAGGGTTGTTAGTTTAATAAATACTAAAATTGATGAGTTTGAAAAAACTTATGCAGTTAAGGATAAAAAGGATGTTTTGGCGATGGTAATGTTGCAGCTTGTTTCTCAATATTATCAGAAAGCTGAAGAAGCCGAAAAAGAATTAAGCCATTTTAAGATACTATTAATTGATGTGGAGATGATGTTACAAGAACATCTCGATAGCATTAAAAAAATAGACGAATAA
- the rny gene encoding ribonuclease Y translates to MNLDLNIIEISIIAGGLILGLIVGFIIANSRLNRTAQKEKENIIKEAEVKTEALKQEKILQAKEKFLQLKSEHDKSVQEKNHQISQTENKLKQKENELSKKIEENNRKDKELENLKNQASQQIELYKQRNEEVEKLHRRQVEMLEKVSGLKADDAKAQLVESVKAEAKTQAMAYIKDIMDEAKMTANKEAKRIVIQSIQRVATETAIENSVTVFHIEGDEMKGRIIGREGRNIRALEAATGVEIIVDDTPDAITLSCFDSIRREIARLALHQLVSDGRIHPARIEEVVEKTKKMIEEEIIETGKRTCIDLGIHGLHPELIRMVGRMKYRSSYGQNLLQHSREVANLCAIMASEMGLNPKVAKRAGLLHDIGKVPDDEPELPHAILGMKLAEKYKEKAEVCNAIGAHHDEIEMTSLYSPIIQVCDAISGARPGARREIAEQYMKRLKDLEALALSYDGVEKTYAIQAGRELRVIVTSEKVTDAKAEELAFNISQKIQTEMTYPGQVKVTVIRETRATSYAK, encoded by the coding sequence ATGAATTTAGACTTAAACATTATAGAAATCAGCATTATTGCCGGGGGCCTTATCCTCGGGCTGATTGTTGGCTTTATAATTGCCAACTCGCGCCTTAACCGAACCGCGCAAAAAGAAAAGGAAAACATTATTAAGGAAGCTGAAGTAAAAACGGAAGCTCTTAAACAGGAGAAAATTTTACAAGCCAAAGAAAAATTCCTTCAACTTAAATCTGAACATGATAAGTCGGTGCAAGAAAAAAATCACCAGATTTCACAAACAGAAAACAAGTTAAAGCAAAAGGAAAACGAGCTTTCGAAAAAGATTGAAGAGAATAACCGCAAAGATAAGGAGCTCGAAAATTTAAAGAATCAGGCTAGTCAGCAAATCGAACTTTATAAGCAACGTAACGAAGAGGTGGAAAAATTACACCGCCGACAAGTTGAAATGCTTGAGAAAGTTTCCGGATTAAAAGCCGATGATGCAAAAGCTCAATTAGTGGAAAGTGTAAAAGCCGAAGCAAAAACACAGGCTATGGCTTACATTAAAGATATTATGGATGAAGCGAAAATGACCGCTAACAAAGAAGCGAAGCGTATCGTTATTCAATCCATTCAGCGTGTTGCCACTGAAACTGCTATCGAGAATTCAGTTACTGTTTTCCATATTGAAGGTGATGAAATGAAGGGTAGAATCATCGGACGTGAAGGTCGTAACATCCGTGCCCTTGAAGCGGCAACCGGTGTAGAGATTATTGTAGACGATACTCCGGATGCTATTACTCTTTCTTGCTTCGATTCTATCCGTCGTGAAATTGCCCGTTTAGCTTTACATCAATTAGTAAGCGACGGACGTATTCACCCTGCGCGTATTGAAGAAGTAGTTGAGAAAACGAAAAAAATGATTGAAGAAGAAATCATTGAAACCGGTAAACGTACTTGCATCGACTTAGGTATTCATGGTTTACATCCTGAACTAATCCGTATGGTGGGACGTATGAAATACCGTTCTTCTTACGGACAAAATTTATTGCAACACTCACGCGAGGTAGCTAATCTTTGTGCTATCATGGCTAGCGAAATGGGACTCAATCCTAAGGTGGCGAAACGTGCTGGCTTATTACATGATATTGGAAAAGTACCTGATGATGAGCCTGAATTACCACACGCAATCCTTGGTATGAAACTCGCTGAGAAATACAAAGAGAAAGCGGAAGTTTGCAATGCCATTGGTGCTCACCACGACGAAATTGAAATGACTTCATTATACTCACCAATCATTCAGGTGTGTGATGCTATTAGCGGTGCCCGTCCAGGTGCCCGTCGCGAAATTGCGGAACAATACATGAAGCGTTTAAAGGATCTGGAAGCACTTGCTTTATCCTACGATGGTGTAGAAAAAACATATGCTATTCAGGCCGGCCGCGAATTACGTGTTATTGTTACAAGTGAAAAAGTAACCGATGCTAAAGCAGAAGAGTTGGCATTTAATATTTCTCAGAAAATTCAAACGGAGATGACATATCCGGGTCAGGTAAAAGTAACTGTGATCCGTGAAACAAGAGCAACTTCTTACGCGAAATAA
- a CDS encoding glycosyltransferase family 9 protein: protein MKNDFKNILVIQTAFIGDAILASSVLEKLHASFPNASLSILVRKGNESLYTQHPYLKEVLIWNKQEGKYASLFKLRKQIKNNHYDAVINLHRYASSGFLTTFSGAKMKAGFDKNPFSFLFTKKVKHVIGDGRHETERYNSLIEEITDKRVARPKLYPSKEDFDKVAAYKIGKYVCMSPSSVWFTKQLPEGKWIELINLLSSDVTVYLLGAKGDIELCNRIKSQDSRANTKVLAGELNLLQSAALMKDAQMNYVNDSAPLHLCSAMNAPVTSFFCSTVPAFGFTPLSDQTKIVEVKNLNCRPCGLHGYKSCPKGHFKCGNEMDVKGL, encoded by the coding sequence TTGAAAAACGATTTTAAAAATATCTTAGTTATACAAACGGCATTTATCGGCGATGCTATTTTAGCCAGTTCGGTACTTGAAAAATTACATGCTTCTTTTCCAAACGCGTCACTCTCTATTTTGGTGCGAAAAGGAAATGAATCTCTCTATACTCAGCATCCTTATTTAAAGGAAGTACTGATTTGGAATAAGCAAGAAGGTAAATACGCATCCCTTTTCAAACTCAGAAAGCAAATAAAAAATAATCATTACGATGCGGTGATTAATTTGCATCGTTATGCGAGCTCCGGATTTCTTACCACATTTTCAGGCGCGAAAATGAAAGCCGGATTTGATAAAAACCCTTTTTCATTTTTATTTACAAAAAAAGTAAAGCATGTTATTGGTGACGGACGACATGAAACTGAACGTTATAATTCTTTAATCGAAGAAATTACTGATAAGCGTGTGGCGCGACCAAAATTATATCCATCAAAGGAAGATTTTGACAAAGTAGCTGCATATAAAATCGGTAAATATGTTTGCATGTCACCTTCGTCGGTTTGGTTTACCAAGCAATTACCCGAGGGAAAATGGATTGAATTAATTAATCTTCTGTCATCAGATGTTACTGTTTATTTGTTAGGAGCCAAAGGGGATATTGAATTGTGCAATCGAATTAAATCGCAAGATAGCAGGGCCAACACAAAAGTATTAGCAGGCGAATTAAATTTATTGCAATCTGCAGCGTTGATGAAGGACGCGCAAATGAATTATGTAAACGACAGCGCCCCTTTACATTTATGTTCTGCCATGAACGCGCCTGTTACCTCATTTTTTTGCTCTACTGTTCCAGCATTTGGATTTACGCCTTTGTCTGATCAGACAAAAATTGTTGAGGTGAAAAATCTGAATTGCCGTCCTTGCGGTTTACACGGATATAAATCATGCCCTAAAGGACATTTCAAGTGTGGTAATGAAATGGATGTAAAAGGTCTGTGA